The proteins below are encoded in one region of Phaseolus vulgaris cultivar G19833 chromosome 1, P. vulgaris v2.0, whole genome shotgun sequence:
- the LOC137814136 gene encoding nudix hydrolase 23, chloroplastic-like — translation MMVKGIQIQICGLVSQRWIQKPRTFSSFSFSPIPHPNPYSKLLPTKTIVRRVRFAPFHASSTPLPSAGNVRNMKFCQWCGGSTKHDIPEGEEKLRAICTVCGKIAYQNPKMVVGCLVEHDNKVLLCKRNIQPSHGLWTLPAGYLEIGESAVDGAIRETREEANADVEVISPFAQLDIPLIGQIYLIFLAKLKKPHFSPGPESSACQLFPIDDIPFNSLSFSSMVVTLSLYVEDIKTGKLKFHYGTINKRPGTSPSDIRAYTLDHHMQS, via the exons ATGATGGTGAAAGGAATCCAGATTCAGATATGTGGATTGGTAAGTCAACGATGGATCCAGAAACCCCGCACATTCTCATCCTTCTCATTTTCCCCAATTCCACACCCTAATCCTTATTCCAAACTGCTTCCCACCAAAACCATCGTTCGTAGGGTTCGATTCGCGCCATTTCACGCTTCCTCGACACCGCTTCCTTCTGCC GGAAATGTTCGAAACATGAAGTTCTGTCAGTGGTGTGGTGGTTCTACGAAGCATGATATTCCTGAAGGGGAAGAAAAGTTGAGAGCTATATGTACGGTTTGTGGGAAGATTGCGTATCAAAATCCGAAGATG GTAGTTGGCTGCCTCGTTGAACATGATAACAAGGTGCTCCTTTGCAAGAGGAATATTCAACCATCTCATGGCCTTTG GACACTTCCTGCTGGTTATTTAGAAATTGGAGAGTCGGCTGTGGATGGTGCCATAAGAGAAACAAGGGAGGAAGCAAATGCAGATGTAGAAGTAATTTCTCCATTTGCCCAACTGGATATTCCTTTAATCGGCCAA ATTTATTTGATATTCTTGGCAAAGCTGAAGAAGCCGCATTTTTCACCTGGTCCGGAATCATCAGCATGCCAACTTTTTCCAATTGACGATATACCTTTTAATTCTCTATCCTTTTCATCAATGGTGGTTACCTTAAGTTTG TATGTTGAGGATATTAAGACTGGAAAACTCAAATTCCATTATGGAACCATCAACAAAAG GCCGGGTACAAGTCCTTCTGATATTCGTGCCTATACACTGGATCATCACATGCAGTCATGA
- the LOC137814135 gene encoding uncharacterized protein: MNSTIFKASASNNLHSSLRAALFHSTPPLQRKRRNFWEPRGNNHKSRRFKRMQAKHRVMNSINDYAESLFQSWKQGIDQDEMPSSQDTSRFHKKQYFDGGSGRYRNGKQGSNHRYRRDPLFCEDDFEVETIFRSAFGGNRFFYWSFINEENSQWGRSGRFSNFGKSWNWRHQSENDYDSSSESDSSDLDLGPDRLVLGLTASGPLKLEDVKNAYRACALKWHPDRHQGSCKAIAEEKFKLCSAAYQSLCDKLALD, encoded by the exons ATGAACAGCACCATCTTCAAAGCTTCAGCCAGCAATAATCTCCATTCCTCTCTCAGGGCCGCACTCTTCCATTCAACCCCTCCATTGCAACGTAAACGCCGCAATTTTTGGGAACCC AGAGGCAACAACCATAAGTCCAGAAGGTTTAAACGGATGCAAGCAAAACATAGAGTAATGAACAGTATCAATGATTATGCAGAATCCCTGTTTCAG AGCTGGAAGCAAGGTATTGATCAGGACGAGATGCCATCAAGTCAAGATACCTCACGGtttcataaaaaacaatattttgatGGGGGCTCTGGGAGGTACAGGAATGGCAAGCAAGGATCAAATCATCGGTACAGAA GAGATCCTTTGTTTTGTGAAGATGATTTTGAAGTCGAAACCATTTTCCGTTCTGCCTTTGGTGGGAATAGATTCTTCTATTGGTCCTTCATCAATGAGGAAAATTCTCAGTGGGGGAGGTCTGGACGTTTTTCTAATTTTGGGAAATCATGGAATTGGAGACATCAAAGTGAAAATGATTATGACTCTTCATCTGAGTCAGATAGTTCTGACTTAGATTTAGGTCCGGATAGATTAGTCCTTGGATTGACTGCTTCTGGTCCTCTGAAACTTGAAGATGTAAAAAATGC GTACCGGGCCTGTGCTCTAAAATGGCATCCAGATCGTCATCAAGGCTCTTGCAAG GCTATAGCAGAAGAGAAGTTCAAGCTTTGCAGTGCAGCTTATCAATCTTTATGTGATAAGCTGGCCTTGGATTGA